Sequence from the Parus major isolate Abel chromosome 1, Parus_major1.1, whole genome shotgun sequence genome:
caaaaataccctacataaataaaaaaaaacaaacaaaagaaacccacaaaacaatatatatatatatatatatatatatctactCCCAAGGACTGAGAAGGAAAGTTTTTCCTCCGGGACTTGATAAGGGACAGACCAAACGGCGCTCCACAAAACCCCTCTtgtccttctcctcccctctcctgaaAGATCAGACAGAGGGTTGGCTCCAACTCCCTTAGAAGGCATCTGCCTCCGGGGAAGGAGGGGGAGCGGGCGGGGGCCGGCAGCAGCCGCCTCCTCCCCGGGGCCGAGAGGCTTCTCTCCCCCGCACACCGTCACCCCGGTCCCTCGGGCGGCCGCGACCCCAGCGGTTTCAGTGATGAAGTGAGGAGCCCCTGACAGGGGGTGTGTCTCCATCTGCACTGCTTCTCCCCGCGAGGACAAAACAGCAGGATGTATACAGTAAACTGCAGATACGGGGTGCCCACCCCCATCCCGGCGATCACAATGCGCCTTGGAGGTGGGACCCTTAGAACTCCTAAAGGTCCTCACCTCCTCAACCAGCTAAGCGCCGGGGGCAGAGGCGAGAGAAGGGCTGAATTATCGGCCTTTCTGGCCTAAAAAGTAAGCCAGTGAATGAAGGGGTTGTTTTAAAGGTACTAGAGGGGGTTGATGTTCCTCAAGCCAGGGAGAAGGTCTCGCCCAACAGCACCTGCCATAGCCGTATGTTCCCGTTTCTCTGGTGGCTTCCTGCCCCGGCTGTCTGTGCTTCCTGCCTGCCCTCGCTGCCCCgacccagcccctgccagcccagatGCTGAAGACTCGGCCGCAGAGGCAAAGCAAGCGCCCGGTGGTATGTgggcaggaaggcaggacaCCGCTTAGCCTAGAAACCCTCCACTCGGCCGCCTTTGCCACTGCTTGCACAATTTTCCTCTCTCGGTGTTTTCCTTCGGGAAACCTGATGAACTTGGCCTGACAGCATCCTGGAGAGTGGGGTTCGCGCAGAGGCACACTGAAAAGCGCTCATGCATCCCAAAAGGAACAGATCCCACGCCTTCCTCCACGGGACGAGGACGTACTCCCGGTAAACcgcctccctgccctgccaggctcagccCGGGAGCACCGCGGCTCTGGGCTGCATCTCACCGTGGTCGGGAACGGCAGCCTGCTCGGCTCGGGCcttgctcctggagctgggagctttTCAGCAACTTTGGCGAAAAACTGTGATGTCTCTCACTTCCTTActcctccccatccctttcTCAGGACGGTTTTCCTTTGCAATGGATGGTAGCTGAGAAGTAATTAGaataattaatggaaaaaaaaaaagtcaataaatTCACATAAAGTATGATTTGTGGATTCTGATACAAGGATTTCGATAAATAAGGAGATCCCAATCCCAGTTTCAAGTTCACCCCCTTCAGAGATGAAGTTGCATTTCGCCACCCCAGGGGACACGGTAATGGATGGAGACCTGGCTCCCTCTCGCACAAGTAATTGGCAGACgttccctccttccccctccacTGGCTGCGGAGCTAGGGAAAGGCTTATGAAGACAAATGTGACTTCACTTGGGGTTGTGGTGTGTGCTGTTGTGTGCGCGTGTGTGTTTTCCTGCGTGACCTTTCGGCTGTGTTTATGCGCATAAATAAGAGGCGTTCAGGAGAAACAGAACAATTCCGATGCACTCCCGGGCTGTCACATCCCTGATCCAAACACCCCGCTGCCTCTCCCCGCTGCCTGCttgcctgcagccctgctgaaacAAACAAGGCAGGATCTGATCGGTCACCGAGGGACGGCTCCAGCGTGCCCCAAGGGACAGGATTCACCTTGGGCCGTTCGCTAAGGATTTGTATTAATCTCAAAGGCACAGCAGCAGATTCACTCCTTCCATAGTTTTGCCTCCAACTTCATAAGCAACtacaagaaaaaatagaaactaCACTGAAACGGGACAGAAATCCCCAATCACTCATAATACCAACAGTGTCACTCCTTAACTGTTTGATTTAAAGACAGGCAGGCAGGNNNNNNNNNNNNNNNNNNNNNNNNNNNNNNNNNNNNNNNNNNNNNNNNNNNNNNNNNNNNNNNNNNNNNNNNNNNNNNNNNNNNNNNNNNNNNNNNNNNNNNNNNNNNNNNNNNNNNNNNNNNNNNNNNNNNNNNNNNNNNNNNNNNNNNNNNNNNNNNNNNNNNNNNNNNNNNNNNNNNNNNNNNNNNNNNNNNNNNNNNNNNNNNNNNNNNNNNNNNNNNNNNNNNNNNNNNNNNNNNNNNNNNNNNNNNNNNNNNNNNNNNNNNNNNNNNNNNNNNNNNNNNNNNNNNNNNNNNNNNNNNNNNNNNNNNNNNNNNNNNNNNNNNNNNNNNNNNNNNNNNNNNNNNNNNNNNNNNNNNNNNNNNNNNNNNNNNNNNNNNNNNNNNNNNNNNNNNNNNNNNNNNNNNNNNNNNNNNNNNNNNNNNNNNNNNNNNNNNNNNNNNNNNNNNNNNNNNNNNNNNNNNNNNNNNNNNNNNNNNNNNNNNNNNNNNNNNNNNNNNNNNNNNNNNNNNNNNNNNNNNNNNNNNNNNNNNNNNNNNNNNNNNNNNNNNNNNNNNNNNNNNNNNNNNNNNNNNNNNNNNNNNNNNNNNNNNNNNNNNNNNNNNNNNNNNNNNNNNNNNNNNNNNNNNNNNNNNNNNNNNNNNNNNNNNNNNNNNNNNNNNNNNNNNNNNNNNNNNNNNNNNNNNNNNNNNNNNNNNNNNNNNNNNNNNNNNNNNNNNNNNNNNNNNNNNNNNNNNNNNNNNNNNNNNNNNNNNNNNNNNNNNNNNNNNNNNNNNNNNNNNNNNNNNNNNNNNNNNNNNNNNNNNNNNNNNNNNNNNNNNNNNNNNNNNNNNNNNNNNNNNNNNNNNNNNNNNNNNNNNNNNNNNNNNNNNNNNNNNNNNNNNNNNNNNNNNNNNNNNNNNNNNNNNNNNNNNNNNNNNNNNNNNNNNNNNNNNNNNNNNNNNNNNNNNNNNNNNNNNNNNNNNNNNNNNNNNNNNNNNNNNNNNNNNNNNNNNNNNNNNNNNNNNNNNNNNNNNNNNNNNNNNNNNNNNNNNNNNNNNNNNNNNNNNNNNNNNNNNNNNNNNNNNNNNNNNNNNNNNCCCGGGCCGCGCTGGCGGCCGCGCAGCGCGCACGTGTGGCAGCCACAGGTGCCGCAGCCGCCCGGTGCCCGGTGCCGCTCGCTATAAGAGtggccccgccgccgccgccccggcgAGACGGGCGAGGGCCGCGGGAGATGCAACAAGGCGCGGGGAGGCAAGGACCGGGGGCGGcgggaggaaaaggaggaggaggaaaagaaggaggaggaggaggaggaggaggaggaagggggggaGACAGCTGATGTCTGTCAAAGCCGGAGCCGCGGCGCTCTCGCGAGAGCCCGCCCGGCGGTAGCCACGGGATGCGGGGCTCAGGTGCGGGCAGAGCGCAGCGCAGCGCGCCCGGCGCCGGGCAGCGGCAGGCAGAGAACTGAGTGAGGGAGGGAGCGAGGGAGACGGCGGGGGCCGGAGGGAGCCTTGCCGCCCGCTCGCCTACCCAGCCCAGCCTCGGCCACcgcggcagcggcggcggcggcgggggcagGGTCCGCTGCGGCACCGCCGCCACCACCGGCTCCGCCACCCGCCGCTGTCAGCGGCTTCCCCCGGCGGGAGGAGAGAGCCCGGAGAGCACTTTTCCCCCGACTTTAGGAGTGTTTGTGGATTTACATGCCAAGCCTTCAAGATGATGTCCATGAACAGCAAACAGCCTCATTTTGCCATGCATCCCACCCTACCTGAGCACAAATACCCCTCTCTACACTCCAGCTCGGAAGCAATAAGAAGAGCATGTCTACCAACTCCACCGGTAAGGGAcagacagctgcagctctcttctttctttctttcccttacacgcacacacttttctttctttctctctctctctctcttttctgtatactgcatgtatgtgtatgtgcattaataaaaaaaccgCTGCGAGGCACATTTTGACAAGCGGCgcttaatgtttttttcatgtcttcCTCTGCAATCATCTGAGCGCCTGTGATCTTTTTTGAAAGCGGTGTTCACACGAGTCTCCGACTTCATCCactttctgtattaatttttatgacTCGGCCTCTGAAAAGGAATGCGTTTTATGTGCTCTTGTGTTTGACACAATTCCCCAGCTGAGAGTTACAGATccatttcttctcctcctttctcttctcctttcgTTCCATTCCCCCCTcccttttaatttattaatttatttgttcccttcattccttccttctctccttttccgATTCCCGCTTGCTTCCTTACCTTTCTactctttgcttcttttcctgttttactcCCTCTTCTCGCTTCTTTCCATCCCCCCATTATTCTACCCCATCCCCCCGTTTCCCCTCACTTCCCGGGCTGTCGCTTCCCCCCCCCATCTGTCGGTTCTTCCCCCTGATCCCGTACTCCCTTACACGCCGATCCTACTGCCGGCTCCCCGGCCGTCACCCCAACTTTGCCCacctctctctcccctccctcgactttccccctcctcttcctcggCTCTCCCGCACCCCCACGCTGTTTCCCGCTCGTCCCCTTCCCCCTCCGCACTTTGCCCCCTCTCTGCCCCCTTGCCCTCCTCTCCCCGCACCCCGCTCTGTTTTgtgtctcctgcagctgcagagcaatATCTTCGCCAGCCTCGATGAGACCCTGCTGGCGCGGGCCGAGGCTCTGGCCGCCGTCGACATCGCCGTCTCGCAGGGCAAGAGCCACCCGTTCAAGCCCGACGCCACGTACCACACCATGAACAGCGTGCCCTGCACCTCCACCTCCACCGTGCCCCTGGcgcaccaccaccaccaccaccaccaccatcaccagGCGCTGGAGCCCGGCGACCTCCTCGACCACATCACCTCCCCCTCCTTCAGCTGCGGCGGCTCGCCGGGCTCCAGCGCCTTCTCCCTCACCTCCAGCAGTGCGGCGGCTGCCAGCTCGCCCTTCGCCAACGACTACTCCGTCTTCCAGGCTCCGGGCAGCGccggtggcggcggcggcggcggaggcggcggcggtGGAGCGGCAGGACAGGAGGCGGCGGCGCACCAGCCCGTCTTCATCTCCAAGGTGCACACGTCGGTGGAGGGGCTCCAGGGCATCTACCCGCGGGTGGGCATGGCGCACCCCTACGAGTCCTGGTTCAAGCCCTCGCACCCGGGGCTCGGCGCCGGCGAGGTAGGCTCAGCGGGCGCCTCCAGCTGGTGGGACGTGGGCGCCGGCTGGATCGACGTGCAGAGCCCCAACGGTGCGGCCGCGCTGCCCGGCTCGCTGCATCCGGCGGCCGGCGGACTCCAAACCTCGCTCCACTCGCCACTGGGCGGCTACAACTCGGATTACTCGGGCCTGGGCCACTCGGCCTTCAGCAGCGGCGCCTCCTCGCACCTCCTCAGCCCCGCCGGGCAGCATCTCATGGACGGATTTAAGCCGGTGCTGCCCGGCTCCTACCCGGACTCGGCCCCTTCGCCGCTGGCCGGCGCCGGGGGCTCCATGCTgggcggcggccccgccgcgcctCTGGCCGCCTCTCCGCGCTCCTCCGCCCGCCGCTACTCGGGCCGCGCCACCTGCGACTGCCCCAACTGCCAGGAGGCCGAGCGGCTGGGGCCGGCGGGGGCCAGCCTGCGCCGCAAGGGGCTGCACAGCTGCCACATCCCCGGCTGCGGCAAGGTCTACGGCAAGACCTCGCACCTGAAGGCGCACCTGCGCTGGCACACGGGCGAGCGGCCCTTCGTCTGCAACTGGCTCTTCTGCGGNGCCGAGCGCTTCAAGCAGCGCCGCATCAAGCTGGGGGTGACCCAGGCCGACGTGGGCTCGGCGCTGGCCAACCTGAAGATCCCGGGGGTGGGCTCCCTCAGCCAGAGCACCATCTGCCGCTTCGAGTCCCTCACCCTCTCCCACAACAACATGATCGCCCTCAAGCCCATCCTGCAGGCCTGGCTGGAGGAGGCCGAGGGCGCCCAGCGGGAAAAAATGAACAAGCCCGAGCTCTTCAATGGGGGCGAGAAGAAGCGCAAGCGGACTTCCATCGCCGCCCCGGAGAAGCGCTCGCTGGAGGCGTACTTCGCCGTCCAGCCCCGGCCCTCTTCCGAGAAGATCGCCGCCATCGCCGAGAAATTGGACCTCAAAAAGAACGTGGTGCGGGTTTGGTTTTGCAACCAGAGACAGAAGCAGAAACGGATGAAATTTTCCGCCACCTACTAGGGGCGGGCGGGAGGGGCGGCCCCGGCACCGGGGGCACCGGGggggcagggccggggccgcgggggACGCCCACGCACCGCCACCGTCGCCTGAGACGCCGTGGGAGGCTCCTGGGGACCAAGGGACGATGTAGAAATTAAACGCGAACTACTCGGGGAGAGGGGGGGCGTGCGTGTGTGGGGGGGTGCGCTAtcaattattaaaacaaaaaagacaccGGGACACCAACgagaagaaggagagaggaggtAAAAACTCTCTAGAAGCTCGGGGGGGGGGGGGTCACTTCTGCGgccctctctcctctctgccccctcccaccccccgACAGAAAGCGGGAGAAAGAGCAACTTAAAGCgtaaacacacacagacacacaccaATAAATACCGTGACAGCAACAGCCACAAACCGAGAAACCTAAGTCACAACTTCCCGAAGGAAAACAAAACCGACCAACAAACCCGGAAGGCGAAACTGTCGGTGATGATGATGCTACGTTTGGTTTGGGTCTCTTTTCattactttctgcttttctttctgttccctGGCTTAATAATGAATGAGGACAGCGGTGGTTTGTGCGGGGGAACTTTTTCTTCGGTTGGCTtggattttgtttatttgtttgtttgttttgatctttttttgttgttgtttgtttttgttttttgggtttttttcctgttgttttttattttccctcgAACGCGATTTTGTGCGAGGCTTTGGCGATGGGTCTTGTCTGTGCCGGGGGAATGGTGAGAGCGGGACAAGGGCCGGGAACGGGGGACGGCCCCCCGAGGCTGGGGAGCAGTCTCTTTCCTCTCCGTTGTTGCCTCAATAATCCCAGCTAGctcaaggaaaacaaggagggAAAAAGTTACTCCAACCCCTTTGTCTCTCCTCCCTCGCCTGCGCGGTTTGCGTTTCCAGCTGTGTCCAAAGACAGGTCCCTCTCTCTGCAGAGATGCGTCTGGAGGCAGATGCCAAACCTGCCAGAGCGGGGATGCTCTCCAAAAGATTATGTTCAGACTCATTAAGGCTCGTGGGTAACTATgttctttctcctccctccccgcTGCTCCCAACAGTATGCCCCCCGGCATCCCCACCAAATCTGCTGGATTTAGGTTAAGGTCCTCCCTTGGCTtcctccaagggctgcaggtTATTGCACCCGGTAGGCAAAAGAAATCACCGGTGATGCGTTTGAAATGACATTTGTTTCTGAGGGGTGTGCATGTTGGGAACAAACACGACAAAAAACCACTTGGGCTTAAAAGTCGTTTATTGTAAATCATAAACGTTTTGTGGAGGAAGGCTTTTGGGAGGGGTGCGTGGGGTTCAATTTGCACTATCACAGTCTCCTGGATTGGAAGCGATGATGTTATTCTGGTTTTGCTAATAATCGTCAAGGTGTGTTACATGTCTCGTggattgaaaacaaacaaaattatcagGGCTTGTTAGGTAAAAAGGGGAGCGACGTGCAGAAGCCATCTCTGATTCTGTCTCTTGCCGAGAGACTGCTGaggctttcaaataaaaataaaaaaaaaaagaaaaataatttctgaaaagaaaataccattCCGTTTAAATCAAAACAATCAATAGACTGAAATTATGCATGACATGAcctaaaaagaataaaaaatagaaaaaaaaaaaaagaaaaaaagaaaaaagcaaagaaaaggaaaagagggggTAAAAGGCATAGAAAGATCCATGATAAAGTCTcgatattatttatttatttatttatctatttattttattattaatattattattattattttgtgtatCATTGTTTGCAGCGCAAACATTCTATGCATTTTGAAACTGAGCACTAAATAGACTAGCTTCTGGTAGAATCTTTTGTGGATGGTGTAATTTCACAGTTTAACTGCCTGTTTTCACCGAAAACACAAACGTTCTTGTCACGTTCTTGTATTTAGATttaaaagaggataaaaaaaaaatgaaaaaaaaaaaaaaagggaaaaaaaaagataagaaagacgattgtaaatattttctttaatgcacaaaacaacaacaacaaaaaggtTACAAACTGCAACCACGTGTGGATCCTGAAATGTCTCACTGAATAATCTACCTGTCCATGTATGTTTGCTGAGCTTTCTCCTTGGTTGTGTCTTTATTACTTTAATTtctatcagaaatatttctgtacgCCAAAATACATCAGGGAGATGTGTCCCAGCATActtacaaataaaacaaacgTAAAAAACAGAATagttattattatcattattgggtgcatttaaaaaaaaaaatatttccacgGCTGGTAAATTCAAGGTATGGCCGTTTGACAATAAGACTAATTctaccaaaaagaaaatagtgagagatgtatttttctgctaaatCCAGAAATCATTACTTTGAGATAGCTCTTATGTGAAAATCGGTGCTCTGAATAAAATTAACTATATATTAGCTGCGTGTGTTTCTTGAAGTTTATTCTATAACTGCAGAATATaaatcaaagtaaaattttaagaaggacttctgaagtatttcttttcagtgtgcTGGAAAGGATTATGCACCTACAAAATATgtataaagaagaaaagcttgGGTGGTTTCAGGTTTATATGTTGTTCTGACTGGCCTAATTGCACTTAATTATGTAACcagatactttatttttattttgggttaataaatatgaaaatccTAAACTGATCTCTCCTTATGTTGTGAATGCAATTGTTCATTAGGAACGTATAGGATGCCACCTACTGCTTCAAGTGATCAAAGAACCTCTTTCTATTTTCTGATGACCTGTGACTAGATCAGATGCCAAATGTAAAAAGTTACTTAATAGCTGGGATTATTTCTTCTGTAGACATATTTTAGCcaaatctttttaattttgccGGTAAATCTGTGAACCAAGACACGTGATGTTCAGAAAAGAATAATACGTTcaaaaaagctgtgattttaaaCAACTGTTGATGTTAAAAAATAAGCactaaaggtattttttaaaaaaacccatagaTCTCGTCCACCGGAAATTGACTTGTTTCTGTTGTTATTAACTTGAAATGTCatcagaatttttaataaatgcatttgtaaaaatattattttatagaaaagtATTACCGGATATCATTTTTTTGGAGAGTCAGgaatgaacaaataaaaataattacaaatgttgggttttctttttcatctgccCCAAACGATTGAAATGTTGAAAGCGATACCACATTTGTATCATTCAGTAATGACCGATGTATGTATTGAAAAGTTGAGGAGTTTGTTTTGTAATAAGTACAATCCTTATCGagtacaaaggaaaaaaaaaaaaaaagaagtatgttAATAAAACAtggtgaaaataaaagctttgcaGAGTTTCCTATTTTTCATGGTAGGAAACTGTGCAAAACCAAAACGTCCCGCTTTTTGTCAGATGAATCCGTATAGTtcataaaaccacaaaattctCGTGaggcctttttaataaatgcctcattaaaaatattgaaagaaagaaaatcgagtgagacagacagacagagacagacagacagacagaaagaaagaaagaaagaaagagaaagaaagaaagagaaaagttagTTTAAAAGGTTTAACCTAAGAACTTGTAAAACTTTTTCATGCGAGGAAAAAGTaagataaaagacaaaaagtaaGATAAAAGACGAAGAGACAGAACAAATGTTCGCATTTATTCCCCAACAGTTCTCAGCTTCTCGCCCAGAGAAGAGCCATTTGTGACCAAAAAGATACAGATATTCCCCCCCACGTGCCGGGCTGCTGCCGGCCGGCGGCTCTGACAACTCCTGCGCTCCAGCCCGTGTCCCTTTGTCGATGAACATTTCGGTGCTGTCATCCCCTGAATGGCCTTATTTCCCCACAACCGAGGTATCTCGCCGCTTTCCTAGTGTGGTTTTCCAGTCCTAAATCTGCTAGACGCAGTTTGGCTCCCGGAATTTCTGCCTAACACTTGCTCTCCGCTTGCTTTCAACTTAGATTAGACCATCATAAGTGAGTAACAGACACCCACTGCCACGGTCGTATTGATTTTTACTCTCTTGTGATATTAAGACTAATTCGGTCCTGGTTCAACAAGTAAAAAGGCTCCCCAGAAGGAGAATGAAGTGTCCTACAGCACTGACTTTATGGTTTATGTGCCTCCCTCTCCGCCCCCCTGTGTTCCCCCTTTCCTCCGAAGAGAAATAGATTTGTCgaaagataattattttaactCTGACGGACTCGAGCGCATAAAGCTTGATAGCGCCGGTGGTGCCCTGTGTTATTCTGGCATTTCCCAAAcgattttaaatccctccagtTATTTATATCTCGCTTTTCAGCCGGcgctatttttttttttttaaaaaagctttattaTATTTACCTGCTGATTCCAAAGCGGAGGCAAGcctaattgatttttaaaagatcagcAGCAGAATTCTAATCCGCTTGGGAACCTGTTTCCACCTGCCAGACGAGGGTCTGATTATCGGTAATTATGTTATTTAAGAGTTGATAAAATAGCGGGGCCCGGCGCTGCCCGGGCCCCTTCCCCAGCCGGGGCGCGGAGGGGACCCGCGCCGGGAGAGCGGGGCCGCCGCCATCACGTGCGCCGCTGCAAACACAATTACGGGGCCGCCGTTAATAATTCATGGGCTGagatttagaaaattaataaaatgaattatAACAAGAGGCTAATTAAAAACTTTAGTAATTGTTGTCAAGACAGCTTGATGGGAGGCGTGCTGCACGACGCTTTCCCCCCCCCTctccccccttcccttccttcccccttccgcttttggaaagctttttcttttttctcctttgcaacCCCTTCGCACCTGAAGGAGGATCGGTTTGGGAGAAAAGCAGTGGATGAATATATAGGTCAGCTGAATATATAGGTCCCAGAGATGAGACCGAGGTGGTAAAACTGCAAGCGAGTCTCTTCGCATCGTAGCGAGATAGATAGGCAAGCGGCGGGTGGGTGGGTGCGTGGATGGATGAATGAAACCCAGGGCTCAAAAGTTAATTCAAAATAAGATGTCACATATAAATCTTTGAAGAAGCAGCCGTAGCAGAGAGGGAGCGCCTGCACCGGAGGGCCCCAGCCCCGCCGGCGGGCGGACGGGCAGCGGCTGGGGGcgggcagggcagagcagggcagggcagggcagagcagggcagggcaggcagggcccGCGGGCACAGCCGCGCACTTTCCGCCTCCTCTTCCGCAGCCCCGATGGCAGCGGCAGGCGGTGCGGGGCCCCCACCGCGCCTCCTGCTCCGCGGGGGCGGAGGCGCCGCGGGATGCTCGCCCTCCCCCGCCGAGTCCTTTTCCGCCCGCTGGTTTAAGATGCAACTTTGAGGCGGACTCAGCGCGGTGTCCCCTCGGGCAGAGGGGGCCGGGGAGCCCGGTCTCAGCACGGCTGCGGATTTATGGCGGTGTCGCCGGCCAAGCCCCGCTCGGGTGCTCGCCGCGGCTGGTCGTCCAGGGACAGCTGTATGTGCAAAATCTGCTTCCCAAATTGGAGtcacagcccctctgggaaAGCAGGCGTCCTCCTTTGAGCTGCTTTTTAACTCCTTCAGCCTTCTTACCTAAGTGCACCGAAGCATCTCTAACTCTGGGGGAAAACTGGTTAAACGCctcttttggttttaatataaaattaaaatttatcagGCAGTCGGGGGGTAGgggaaattacttttaaaaaaatgatgtCTTAAGACGTTAATCACcataaaaactgtatttaaggtattttaaaggctttatataaaaattaataattttttaaaaagacactcGGCCCTGGTACGTTGAAGATAAATTGTAACTTCTCACAGATTTCCACAGGCGAGCCATAAAAGACTCCAAAGTGCCTCCTCGGGTGAGAATGCCGACCGACCCAGCCGCTCACAGGGGCTGTAGCACGGGGCGGGTCCCGGTGCGGGGACAAACCGCCCCGAGCCCGGGTCCAGCGGCGggagcagacagacagacagacagacagatggcTCACACTGCAAACACCGGCGTGTGGAGAGGGATTTTTCATCCCTTGCCCGggtggaagaaagaaatgtaaaattgtGAGGCAGAGCTAAAAGATGTAAGAAACGTGTGTATgcttttggtttgatttttttgttgttgttgttgttgctttttttactttattttaaaaagggtGTTCCTTGACAAGAAGGTAGCATGTCAACATGAACA
This genomic interval carries:
- the POU4F1 gene encoding LOW QUALITY PROTEIN: POU domain, class 4, transcription factor 1 (The sequence of the model RefSeq protein was modified relative to this genomic sequence to represent the inferred CDS: inserted 2 bases in 2 codons; substituted 1 base at 1 genomic stop codon), whose protein sequence is MMSMNSKQPHFAMHPTLPEHKYPSLHSSSEAIRRACLPTPPLQSNIFASLDETLLARAEALAAVDIAVSQGKSHPFKPDATYHTMNSVPCTSTSTVPLAHHHHHHHHHHQALEPGDLLDHITSPSFSCGGSPGSSAFSLTSSSAAAASSPFANDYSVFQAPGSAGGGGGGGGGGGGAAGXGGGGAPARLHLQGAHVGGGAPGHLPAGGHGAPLPPPPAATRAAPPATAPTARRPSGWGRRGPACAARGCTAATSPAAARSTARPRTXRRTCAGTRASGPSSATGSSAXAERFKQRRIKLGVTQADVGSALANLKIPGVGSLSQSTICRFESLTLSHNNMIALKPILQAWLEEAEGAQREKMNKPELFNGGEKKRKRTSIAAPEKRSLEAYFAVQPRPSSEKIAAIAEKLDLKKNVVRVWFCNQRQKQKRMKFSATY